A stretch of Myceligenerans xiligouense DNA encodes these proteins:
- a CDS encoding primosomal protein N' encodes MDQDPLPGLDGAAVTAAPGRGARSGGPAGGRNTPGGKAAGRTNTGRKSTGRKSTGRKGAAETGGVPIAAQLPVARVALDLQPAHLDQPYDYLVPESMAADAQPGVRVKARFGRQEVGGFVVARLAESDHEGRLVPLKRVVSAERVLTPQVLDLCRAVAARYGGTLADVLRLAVPPRHARVEQENVGQERPEQERPDAPPGGGAGQEAADRSTVPGGPGTAAWAPYQGGEAFLRRVLGGDAPRAVWSALPGVDDTRRGVDDTRPGGTGTAGARAGGAGPANAGGSAGSRADARAGTPVPRWATAVAAAVTACVAGGRGALVVVPDARDVARVRAALDAAGVPAGPGGHVRLIADDGPAPRYRAYLAALRGQAPVVVGTRAAMFAPVRDLGLVVLWGDGEETLAEPHAPYPHARDVLAIRAAQADAAFLLGAPGRTAQAQALLASGWARELAPARDTLRAHTPRVRSLTSVELARDGAAAAARLPSAAWRAARDALQRGPVLVQVPRGGYLPVVACARCRTAARCEACHGPLGLPRADASPQCTWCGRMAGGWSCPECGFTGLRSVRVGSARTAEELGRAFTGVPVRLSAASAPAGVLDSVTGDPALVVATPGAEPVPSGGYTAVLLLDAAVMSGGTHLAAGTEALGRWLAAAALARPDGQVLLVGDGAPGPSQALVRWDPAGFAARELDERAALGLPPAVRVAAVTGDREAVAAVVGRVGLAGENVLGPVEVDDPSPAPVRRGGAGTPKSDRPGAPAAQHTLDVARPVRTVLRVPLDQGDELARRLRASMAVRSARRERGTARARLDPEEML; translated from the coding sequence GTGGATCAGGATCCGCTTCCCGGGCTCGACGGAGCCGCCGTGACGGCGGCCCCGGGCCGTGGCGCGCGATCCGGCGGGCCAGCCGGGGGAAGGAACACCCCCGGAGGAAAGGCCGCGGGGCGGACGAACACCGGACGCAAGAGCACGGGGCGCAAGAGCACGGGGCGCAAGGGCGCGGCGGAGACGGGTGGCGTGCCGATCGCGGCGCAGCTTCCGGTGGCGCGGGTGGCTCTCGACCTGCAGCCCGCGCACCTCGACCAGCCGTACGACTATCTCGTCCCGGAGTCCATGGCCGCAGACGCGCAGCCTGGCGTGCGGGTCAAGGCACGGTTCGGGCGGCAGGAGGTGGGCGGGTTCGTCGTCGCCCGCCTCGCGGAGTCCGACCACGAGGGCCGTCTCGTCCCCCTGAAACGTGTGGTGTCCGCCGAGCGGGTGCTGACCCCGCAGGTGCTGGACCTGTGCCGGGCGGTGGCCGCCCGGTACGGCGGGACGCTGGCCGACGTGCTGCGGCTGGCCGTGCCGCCGCGGCACGCCCGTGTGGAGCAGGAGAACGTGGGGCAGGAGAGGCCGGAACAGGAGAGGCCGGACGCCCCGCCCGGCGGCGGGGCCGGTCAGGAGGCGGCGGACCGGTCCACCGTCCCTGGTGGCCCGGGAACCGCCGCCTGGGCGCCGTACCAGGGCGGGGAGGCGTTCCTGCGGCGTGTGCTCGGTGGTGACGCGCCACGTGCGGTGTGGTCCGCGCTGCCCGGCGTCGACGACACGCGGCGCGGCGTCGACGACACGCGGCCCGGTGGGACGGGAACCGCCGGCGCGCGTGCCGGCGGTGCCGGGCCGGCGAACGCGGGCGGGTCCGCCGGGTCGCGTGCCGACGCTCGGGCGGGTACGCCCGTCCCGCGCTGGGCGACGGCGGTGGCGGCCGCCGTCACCGCGTGCGTGGCGGGTGGCCGCGGCGCGCTCGTCGTCGTGCCCGACGCGCGCGACGTCGCCCGCGTGCGCGCCGCCCTGGACGCCGCCGGTGTCCCGGCCGGGCCCGGCGGGCACGTGCGGCTCATCGCCGACGACGGCCCCGCGCCCCGCTACCGCGCCTACCTCGCCGCCCTGCGTGGTCAGGCGCCGGTGGTGGTCGGTACCCGGGCGGCCATGTTCGCGCCGGTCCGGGATCTCGGGCTGGTGGTGCTGTGGGGCGACGGCGAGGAGACGCTCGCCGAACCGCACGCGCCCTACCCGCACGCCCGTGACGTCCTCGCGATCCGCGCCGCCCAGGCGGACGCCGCGTTCCTGCTCGGCGCCCCCGGACGCACCGCCCAGGCCCAGGCCCTGCTCGCGAGCGGCTGGGCACGCGAGCTCGCCCCCGCCCGCGACACGCTGCGCGCGCACACGCCCCGGGTGCGGTCGCTGACCTCGGTCGAGCTGGCGCGCGACGGTGCCGCCGCCGCCGCGCGGCTCCCGTCGGCGGCCTGGCGTGCCGCGCGCGACGCCCTCCAGCGCGGCCCCGTGCTCGTGCAGGTGCCTCGTGGCGGCTACCTGCCCGTGGTGGCCTGCGCCCGCTGCCGTACCGCCGCCCGCTGCGAGGCCTGCCACGGCCCGCTCGGTCTGCCGCGCGCCGACGCGTCCCCGCAGTGCACCTGGTGCGGCAGGATGGCCGGCGGCTGGTCGTGCCCCGAGTGCGGCTTCACCGGGCTGCGGTCGGTGCGGGTCGGGTCCGCCCGCACCGCGGAGGAGCTCGGGCGCGCGTTCACCGGCGTGCCGGTGCGGCTCTCGGCGGCCTCGGCCCCGGCCGGCGTGCTCGACTCCGTGACGGGCGATCCCGCGCTGGTCGTGGCCACCCCGGGCGCCGAACCCGTGCCGAGCGGCGGCTACACCGCCGTGCTCCTGCTCGACGCCGCGGTCATGTCCGGCGGCACGCACCTGGCCGCCGGCACCGAGGCCCTGGGCCGCTGGCTGGCCGCCGCCGCGCTGGCCCGGCCCGACGGGCAGGTGCTCCTCGTCGGGGACGGCGCGCCCGGACCCAGCCAGGCCCTCGTGCGCTGGGATCCCGCCGGTTTCGCCGCCCGCGAGCTCGACGAACGCGCCGCCCTCGGCCTGCCGCCCGCCGTCCGGGTCGCGGCCGTGACCGGGGACCGTGAGGCCGTCGCCGCCGTCGTCGGGCGGGTCGGGCTGGCGGGTGAGAACGTGCTGGGCCCGGTCGAGGTGGACGACCCGTCACCCGCCCCCGTCCGCCGCGGCGGCGCCGGCACACCGAAGAGCGACCGGCCGGGTGCCCCCGCGGCGCAGCACACCCTCGACGTGGCCCGGCCGGTCCGGACCGTCCTGCGGGTGCCGCTGGACCAGGGCGACGAGCTCGCCCGGCGACTGCGGGCGTCCATGGCCGTACGATCGGCGAGGCGAGAACGCGGCACCGCCCGCGCCAGGCTGGACCCTGAGGAGATGCTGTGA
- the pyrF gene encoding orotidine-5'-phosphate decarboxylase, which translates to MSRPAPGTPSSTVTPAAASRAPFGARLAAAMDDHGPLCAGIDPHAALLDAWGLQDTADGVREFSLRVVDALAGHVAAVKPQAAFYERHGSAGLAALEDTLAAARAAGVLTVVDAKRGDIGSTMSAYADAFLADRSPLAGDALTVSPYLGFGSLAPAVDLAATTGRGLFVLCLTSNPEGPEVQHARAGTRPDGAVQGDAAPGPSVAALVAAHAAALNAGAAPLGSVGLVVGATIGDAVRATGTDLAAVNGPLLAPGVGAQGAGERELATTFGAARGNVLASSSRAILRAGPAPGDLRAAARTAAEAARRALRG; encoded by the coding sequence ATGAGCCGGCCCGCGCCGGGAACGCCGTCGTCCACCGTGACGCCGGCGGCCGCGTCGCGGGCGCCCTTCGGGGCACGGCTGGCCGCGGCGATGGACGACCACGGGCCGCTGTGCGCGGGGATCGACCCGCACGCCGCGCTGCTGGACGCCTGGGGGCTGCAGGACACGGCCGACGGCGTGCGGGAGTTCTCGCTACGGGTCGTGGACGCCCTGGCGGGGCACGTGGCCGCGGTCAAACCGCAGGCCGCGTTCTACGAGCGGCACGGGTCGGCCGGGCTGGCGGCGCTGGAGGACACTCTCGCCGCCGCTCGCGCCGCGGGCGTGCTGACCGTCGTGGACGCCAAGCGCGGCGACATCGGCTCCACGATGTCCGCGTACGCCGACGCGTTCCTGGCCGACCGCTCACCGCTGGCCGGTGACGCCCTGACCGTCTCCCCCTACCTCGGGTTCGGATCCCTGGCACCGGCCGTCGACCTGGCCGCCACCACCGGCCGCGGCCTGTTCGTGCTGTGCCTCACCTCCAACCCGGAGGGCCCGGAGGTGCAGCACGCACGCGCGGGCACCAGGCCGGACGGCGCCGTGCAGGGCGACGCGGCGCCGGGCCCGTCCGTGGCCGCCCTCGTCGCCGCCCACGCGGCCGCACTCAACGCCGGCGCCGCCCCCCTGGGATCGGTCGGCCTCGTGGTCGGCGCCACCATCGGCGACGCCGTCAGGGCCACCGGCACCGACCTGGCGGCCGTGAACGGTCCCCTGCTCGCCCCCGGCGTGGGTGCCCAGGGCGCCGGGGAGCGGGAACTGGCCACGACCTTCGGCGCCGCGCGCGGGAACGTCCTCGCGTCCTCGTCCCGCGCGATCCTGCGCGCCGGACCGGCACCGGGCGACCTGCGCGCGGCCGCCCGCACGGCCGCCGAGGCGGCCCGCCGCGCCCTGCGCGGCTGA
- the coaBC gene encoding bifunctional phosphopantothenoylcysteine decarboxylase/phosphopantothenate--cysteine ligase CoaBC translates to MRILLGVSGGIAAYKAVLLLRLLREQGHAVRVIPTEAALRFVGAPTFEALSGEPVTTEVFDDVPGVQHVALGQGADLIVVAPATADLLSRAAAGRADDLLTTTLLAARCPVVMAPAMHTEMWEHPATRTNVAMLRERGVHVIEPASGRLTGKDTGPGRLPEPEDIAREALRVAGQGPAGEPAGAQDLAGRHVVVSAGGTREPIDPVRFIGNRSSGRQGVALAAAAAARGARVTLVAANVEDAVLEGLGAGRAGAADVSVVPVGSTAQLADAVHTAAATADVVVMAAAVADFRPEATPDAKIKKVPGRPPEPIRLVENPDILAGLARERRRAGQVVVGFAAETGDAAAGVLEHGRDKARRKGADLLVVNAVGAGQGFGTASNEVTVLDGAGEVVARAAGSKRVVADAVWDTVVKVSS, encoded by the coding sequence ATGCGGATCCTGCTCGGCGTCAGCGGCGGCATCGCCGCCTACAAGGCCGTCCTCCTGCTGCGCCTGCTGCGCGAGCAGGGCCACGCGGTCCGCGTGATCCCCACCGAGGCGGCACTGCGGTTCGTCGGCGCGCCCACCTTCGAGGCGCTGTCCGGCGAGCCGGTCACCACCGAGGTGTTCGACGACGTCCCCGGCGTGCAGCACGTCGCGCTCGGCCAGGGCGCCGACCTGATCGTCGTCGCCCCCGCCACCGCCGACCTCCTCTCCCGGGCCGCGGCCGGCCGCGCCGACGACCTGCTCACCACCACGCTGCTGGCCGCCCGCTGCCCCGTGGTCATGGCCCCCGCCATGCACACCGAGATGTGGGAGCACCCGGCCACCCGCACCAACGTCGCCATGCTCCGCGAGCGCGGTGTCCACGTCATCGAGCCCGCCAGCGGCCGGCTCACCGGCAAGGACACCGGCCCCGGGCGGCTGCCCGAACCCGAGGACATCGCGCGCGAGGCGCTGCGGGTCGCCGGTCAGGGCCCGGCGGGCGAACCCGCGGGGGCCCAGGACCTGGCGGGCAGGCACGTCGTCGTCTCCGCCGGCGGCACACGCGAGCCCATCGACCCCGTGCGGTTCATCGGCAACCGGTCCAGCGGCCGGCAGGGCGTGGCGCTGGCCGCGGCCGCGGCCGCGCGCGGCGCGCGCGTCACCCTCGTGGCCGCGAACGTCGAGGACGCCGTCCTGGAAGGCCTGGGCGCCGGGCGCGCCGGCGCGGCGGACGTGTCCGTCGTCCCCGTGGGCTCCACCGCGCAGCTGGCCGACGCCGTGCACACCGCCGCCGCCACGGCCGACGTGGTGGTGATGGCCGCCGCCGTCGCCGACTTCCGGCCCGAGGCGACGCCGGACGCCAAGATCAAGAAGGTGCCCGGCCGCCCGCCCGAGCCGATCCGGCTGGTCGAGAACCCGGACATCCTGGCCGGGCTGGCCCGCGAGCGCCGCCGTGCGGGCCAGGTGGTGGTCGGTTTCGCGGCGGAGACGGGTGACGCGGCCGCGGGCGTGCTGGAGCACGGCCGGGACAAGGCGCGGCGCAAGGGTGCGGACCTGCTGGTGGTGAACGCCGTGGGGGCGGGGCAGGGCTTCGGTACGGCGTCGAACGAGGTGACGGTGCTGGACGGGGCGGGTGAGGTGGTGGCGCGAGCTGCCGGGTCGAAGCGTGTGGTGGCTGATGCGGTGTGGGACACGGTGGTGAAGGTGTCTTCCTGA
- a CDS encoding HAD family hydrolase, giving the protein MSRNLSENAATENAVEGGVTIDTVVLDFGNVLIGWDPYAAYANHTDVTGRAWTAADIDAFFDEVGFDELNHEADSGRPFADIVAQLERTHPHRAADLAVYVDRYADTLTGPVPGSETLVRELARLDLRLFGLTNWSAETFRHAEPAAPAIGLLHDVVVSGRVGLAKPDTRIYELLAQRFDVDPARAVFVDDKQENVDAARRTGFHAIRFTDTATLRARLRALGIGLAAPAAN; this is encoded by the coding sequence GTGAGCCGGAACCTGAGCGAGAACGCCGCCACCGAGAACGCCGTCGAGGGCGGTGTCACCATCGACACCGTCGTCCTCGACTTCGGGAACGTCCTGATCGGCTGGGACCCCTACGCCGCCTACGCGAACCACACCGACGTGACCGGCCGCGCCTGGACCGCCGCCGACATCGACGCGTTCTTCGACGAGGTCGGGTTCGACGAACTCAACCACGAGGCCGACTCCGGCCGGCCGTTCGCGGACATCGTCGCCCAGCTCGAGCGCACCCACCCGCACCGGGCGGCCGACCTGGCCGTCTACGTCGACCGCTACGCCGACACCCTCACCGGCCCCGTCCCCGGCTCCGAGACCCTCGTGCGGGAACTCGCGCGCCTCGACCTGCGGCTGTTCGGGCTGACGAACTGGTCCGCCGAGACGTTCCGGCACGCCGAACCCGCCGCCCCCGCGATCGGGCTGCTCCACGACGTGGTCGTGTCCGGGCGTGTCGGGCTCGCCAAGCCCGACACGCGCATCTACGAACTGCTCGCGCAGCGGTTCGACGTCGACCCGGCACGCGCCGTCTTCGTCGACGACAAGCAGGAGAACGTCGACGCCGCCCGCCGGACCGGCTTCCACGCGATCCGGTTCACCGACACGGCCACGCTGCGTGCGCGGCTGCGCGCGCTCGGCATCGGACTGGCGGCACCTGCCGCGAACTGA
- the metK gene encoding methionine adenosyltransferase translates to MSDLRLFTSESVTEGHPDKVCDQISDAILDAMLEQDPASRVAVETMVTTGLVHVAGEVTTEAYVEIPQIVRDVVRGIGYTSSAIGFDADSCGVSVSIGQQSPDIARGVDKSLEGRDDASGPGVEGDPLDAQGAGDQGLMFGYASDETPSLMPLPVWLAHRLSERLAAVRKSGELLGLRPDGKTQVTIGYDGDRAVAVDTVVLSTQHDPDVIQEKLTREVAEKVIGPVLTRAAEESGLLVADARLIVNPTGKFVVGGPQGDAGLTGRKIIVDTYGGMARHGGGAFSGKDPSKVDRSAAYAMRWVAKNVVAAGLARRCEVQVAYAIGKARPVGLYVETFGTETVPTARIEAAIREVFDLRPAAITRDLNLLRPIYRRTAAYGHFGRDLPGFTWERTDRVEALRAAV, encoded by the coding sequence ATGAGTGATCTGCGTCTGTTCACCTCGGAGTCCGTGACCGAAGGGCACCCGGACAAGGTGTGCGATCAGATCTCCGACGCGATCCTGGACGCCATGCTCGAGCAGGACCCGGCATCCCGGGTCGCGGTGGAGACGATGGTGACCACCGGGCTGGTGCATGTGGCGGGCGAGGTGACCACGGAGGCGTACGTCGAGATCCCGCAGATCGTGCGGGACGTGGTGCGTGGCATCGGGTACACGTCCAGCGCGATCGGGTTCGACGCGGACTCGTGCGGGGTGTCGGTGTCGATCGGGCAGCAGAGCCCGGACATCGCCCGCGGCGTGGACAAGTCGCTGGAGGGCCGGGACGACGCGTCGGGTCCGGGGGTCGAGGGCGATCCGCTGGACGCGCAGGGCGCGGGCGATCAGGGGCTGATGTTCGGGTATGCGTCGGACGAGACGCCCTCGCTGATGCCGCTGCCGGTATGGCTGGCGCACCGGCTGTCGGAGAGGCTGGCGGCCGTGCGCAAGTCGGGCGAGCTGCTGGGGCTGCGGCCGGACGGCAAGACGCAGGTGACGATCGGGTACGACGGCGACCGTGCGGTGGCGGTCGACACGGTGGTGCTGTCCACGCAGCACGACCCGGACGTCATCCAGGAGAAGCTCACGCGCGAGGTGGCGGAGAAGGTGATCGGGCCGGTGCTCACCCGCGCCGCGGAGGAGTCCGGGCTGCTGGTGGCCGACGCGCGCCTCATCGTGAACCCGACGGGCAAGTTCGTGGTCGGCGGTCCGCAGGGTGACGCCGGGCTGACGGGCCGCAAGATCATCGTGGACACGTACGGCGGCATGGCGCGGCACGGCGGCGGGGCGTTCTCCGGGAAGGACCCGTCGAAGGTGGACCGGTCGGCCGCGTACGCGATGCGGTGGGTGGCGAAGAACGTGGTGGCCGCCGGGCTGGCGCGCCGGTGCGAGGTGCAGGTGGCGTACGCGATCGGCAAGGCGCGTCCGGTGGGTCTGTACGTGGAGACGTTCGGTACCGAGACGGTGCCGACGGCGCGGATCGAGGCCGCGATCCGTGAGGTCTTCGACCTGCGCCCGGCCGCGATCACCCGGGACCTGAACCTGCTGCGCCCCATCTACCGTCGTACCGCGGCCTACGGTCACTTCGGCCGTGACCTGCCGGGCTTCACGTGGGAGCGCACGGACCGGGTGGAGGCACTGCGCGCGGCGGTGTGA
- the gmk gene encoding guanylate kinase: protein MSTTTPARLTVLAGPTAVGKGTVSADVRERYPQVWLSVSATTRPPRPGEVDGVHYRFVSNDEFDRLVEAGDMLEWAVVHGRNRYGTPRGPVEERLRAGVPVLLEIDLQGARQVREAVQAMDGLDACFVFLAPPSFAELERRLVGRGTEGAEERARRLRTARVELAAGSEFDVTIVNDEVHRATDELMSVVSAPCSPEPQGAAPEGARASRHRVDARTGR, encoded by the coding sequence ATTTCCACCACAACCCCCGCCCGGCTGACGGTACTGGCCGGGCCGACGGCAGTCGGCAAGGGGACCGTCTCCGCGGACGTGCGCGAACGGTACCCGCAGGTGTGGCTCTCGGTGTCGGCGACCACGCGGCCGCCGCGCCCCGGCGAGGTGGACGGCGTCCACTACCGCTTCGTGAGCAACGACGAGTTCGACCGTCTGGTCGAGGCCGGCGACATGCTCGAATGGGCGGTGGTCCACGGGAGGAACCGGTACGGCACACCCCGTGGACCCGTCGAGGAGAGGCTCAGGGCCGGCGTGCCGGTGCTGCTGGAGATCGACCTCCAGGGCGCCCGGCAGGTGCGCGAGGCCGTCCAGGCGATGGACGGCCTCGACGCGTGCTTCGTGTTCCTCGCCCCGCCCAGCTTCGCCGAACTCGAGCGCAGGCTCGTCGGGCGCGGCACCGAGGGCGCCGAGGAACGCGCGCGACGGCTGCGCACGGCGCGGGTCGAGCTCGCCGCCGGGAGCGAGTTCGACGTCACGATCGTCAACGACGAGGTGCACCGCGCCACGGACGAACTCATGTCCGTGGTGAGCGCCCCGTGCTCTCCCGAGCCGCAGGGCGCCGCCCCCGAGGGCGCTCGTGCCTCGCGTCACCGTGTCGACGCCCGCACAGGCAGGTAG
- the rpoZ gene encoding DNA-directed RNA polymerase subunit omega, whose product MAGSVARPEGITDPPIDELLAHTESKYGLVLYASKRARQINAYYSQLNEGLLENVGPLVEARNQEKPLSIAMREINQGLLTIEEIDPAEVEARKQAEAEAAQALPEFPG is encoded by the coding sequence ATGGCTGGATCCGTCGCACGGCCCGAGGGCATCACCGACCCGCCGATCGACGAGCTGCTCGCCCACACCGAGTCGAAGTACGGCCTCGTGCTGTACGCCTCCAAGCGGGCCCGCCAGATCAACGCGTACTACTCCCAGCTCAACGAGGGCCTGCTGGAGAACGTCGGACCCCTCGTGGAGGCCCGCAACCAGGAGAAGCCCCTGTCCATCGCCATGCGGGAGATCAACCAGGGCCTCCTGACCATCGAGGAGATCGACCCCGCCGAGGTGGAGGCGCGCAAGCAGGCCGAGGCGGAGGCCGCCCAGGCGCTGCCCGAGTTCCCGGGCTGA
- the mihF gene encoding integration host factor, actinobacterial type: MALPPLTPEQRAAALEKAAEARRVRAEIKNKLKYSQGSLKEVIEKGRTDDVVGKLKVVSLLESMPGVGKVKAKAIMEEIGIAETRRVRGLGPHQSAALIERFG, translated from the coding sequence GTGGCACTCCCTCCCCTCACACCTGAGCAGCGTGCAGCCGCACTCGAGAAGGCTGCCGAAGCCCGCCGTGTGCGCGCCGAGATCAAGAACAAGCTGAAGTACTCGCAGGGCTCCCTCAAGGAGGTCATCGAGAAGGGGCGGACGGACGACGTCGTCGGCAAGCTCAAGGTCGTCTCCCTGCTCGAGTCCATGCCCGGAGTGGGTAAGGTGAAGGCGAAGGCGATCATGGAGGAGATCGGGATCGCCGAGACGCGCCGCGTGCGCGGCCTGGGGCCGCACCAGTCCGCGGCCCTGATCGAGAGGTTCGGCTGA